In Arachis stenosperma cultivar V10309 chromosome 1, arast.V10309.gnm1.PFL2, whole genome shotgun sequence, one DNA window encodes the following:
- the LOC130981965 gene encoding uncharacterized protein LOC130981965, protein MKDPESFKIPCIIGDITIEKALCDLGASINLMSLNMMRRMRIEEAKPTRMAIQLADRTFMFPHGVVEDLLVKVEKFIFPADFVVLDMEEEANTSIILGRPFLTTAGAIIDVQKGELVLRLHEEKMVFNVFKAMSYPKEAIGECMMVDTIE, encoded by the coding sequence ATGAAGGACCCTGAGAGCTTCAAAATCCCCTGCATTATAGGGGATATCACTATTGAAAAGGCTTTATGTGACTTGGGGGCTAGCATCAATCTCATGTCCTTGAACATGATGAGAAGGATGAGAattgaggaagccaaaccaacaagaatggcaaTCCAACTAGCTGACAGGACATTCATGTTTCCACATGGAGTGGTGGAAGATTTATTGGTAAAGGTGGAGAAATTCATCTTCCCAGCTGACTTTGTTGTGCTGGATATGGAAGAAGAGGCAAACACTTCAATTATCTTAGGAAGGCCATTCCTAActactgctggagccatcattgatgtgCAAAAAGGAGAACTAGTCTTGAGATTACATGAGGAAAAGATGGTCTTCAATGTCTTCAAGGCAATGAGTTATCCCAAGGAAGCAATAGGAGAATGCATGATGGTGGACACCATAGAATAA